The Moorena producens PAL-8-15-08-1 genomic interval GTTTTGCCCGGTTAACGAGATTTGGGTAGAAAGAGTTAAGTTTGACACCCAAAAAATGCAAGTTCCCGAAATCAATGGTGTTGAGTACCAACAAGGGGAATTAGCTGGGTATGAAGTCAGAGAATACTTGCTAGAAAAATGGGGAAGGGAATGCACTTACTGCGGTAAACAATCCGTCCCATTGCAAATTGAACACATTCATCCAAAATCTAAAGGTGGAAGTGATCGGGTTAGCAATCTTTGTCTAGCTTGCGAAAAATGCAATCAACGGAAAGGGAATAAACCAATAGAAGAATTTTTAAAGAAGAAACCAAGTTTGCTGCAAAAAATCAAAACTAAAGCCAAGCAACCGCTGAAAGATGCGGCAGCAGTAAATGCGACTCGCAACAAGTTGGTAAAAGTGCTCTGGAACATCAAACCTTTAATTACTGCAACGGGAGCGCAAACCAAGTACAACCGAATTAAACTGGGTTTCCCAAAGGAACATTGGGTTGACGCTGCCTGTGTTGGTGATATAGAGATCTTGGAACTAAGGACAAATCAACCACTGTTAGTAACCTGTAAAGGTCAAGGAGGCAGACAAAAAGCAGCACTCAATAAGTATGGCTACCCCATTAGGCACAACCCATTAAAACCGATCAAGGGTTGGTGCAGTGGAGATATAGCCAAAAACATTCTGACTGGGGAGTTTGGGAGAGTTAACCCTAGGAGCAAAAGTAATTCCTTCAATTACACAGTCCGAGGGAATAAGGCAATAAGCTTACACGTTAAGAACTTGACCAGGGTTCACAAAAAAGATGGGTACACTTACGGTTTTTGCCGATAAATACCAAGAATTACCTGGGAATATTTGTCCTATTGTTTTACAGTATTGATATAGCCGTGGATAGTATTTCTACGGCTATTTTTTTTTGTTTTAATTTAATGGAATTGGGAAGTGCGATCGCATTTAGCGGCTCCAAAAGAGCATCGGAACGGTAGAAGTCGGTTTCAGCTACAACAACCTATTGCTGGGTTTCTCTCGAAAACCGTCTGTCGGTTAATCAACACAATTAGGTATAGTTTATTAAGAACTATTTCCAGTTTATTGACAATAACTGCTTGTTATACTAAACTGATTTAACTAAAGTTACCTATTCCTTCTTACCTGTTCCCTTTACTACATATATGACTATGGCTGATGAAAGCTAAAGACGTTCTGGAAAAGTATGCAGCAGGAGAAAGGGATTTCCGCAGGGAAAATCTTAGAGGTCAATCGTTTCAGGGGCAAGACCTTTCAGGGGCGGATTTTAGTGAAGCGGATATTCGAGGCACAAATTTTAAGAATGCTATTTTAAGGGATACTAGGTTTTGTAAAGCGAAGGCGGGATTACAAAAACGGTGGGTAATTGTTCTTCTATTGCTTTCATGGATAACGTCAGGAGTATCTGGATTTACCAGCTTGTCTGGTAGGTTTTTAGTAGCGCATATATTTACCTTTCAAGGTGTGGTAGAGCAAGTTTTCGCCTGGATAGCTTTGGTTGTAATAGTTGTCTTATTTACTGTTACCCTTCGTCAAAGTATCGAAAAAGCCGGAACTTTGGCCATAGGCATTGCCGGAGTCGGAGCTTTGGTTCTAGCCGTTGCTGGAACCGTATCTGGAGCCGGAACCGGTGCCCGTACAGGAGATTTAGCCGGCGTTGCCGGGTTTGTAGGCATAGTCGGAGCCGGAGCCGGAGCTGGTGCTGCTGCCGTAGTCGTGGGATTTACCCAAGCTCTAGGCGTAGCTTGTGCCGGTGCCGTAGGCGGAGTTTTTGCCTTTGCCTTTGCCGGAGCTGTAGCCTTTACCGTTGCCGGAACTGTAGCCTTTGCCTTTTCCGGAGCTTTTGCTGGAGAGTTAGCCGGAGTTATAACTATAGTCCTAGCTTTACTTGGGACTTACCTGGGCTGGCGTGTTCTAACAGGAGACCTCAAAGATGCCTGGATTCGCAGTATTGCTATTGCCTTTGCTGCCACAGGAGGTACTAGTTTTTACAAAGCTGATTTAACCAATGCTGATTTTACGAGAGCTACCCTCAAAAGTACAGATTTAAGAGAAGCTAATCTTACTCATACTTGTTGGCAAAATACTATTAAGCTGGATCGAACTAGACCTGGTAAAACTATCTTAGCTGATAGAGCTGTCAGAGATTTATTGGTTAGTGGTAATGGTTACAATAAGTCTTATGTTAAGGGTAATCTTAGGGGTGCAAACTTAAGAGGGGCTAATCTAAATAAGGCGAATCTAAAACTGGCTGATATTAGCGAAGCCACTTTAGAGGATGCTAATTTAGAATGGGCTAATTTAACGGAAGCTCAAGCAGTTGGTACTGATTTTACTAATGCCTATTTTACGGGAGCTTGTTTAGAAGCGTGGAATATTGATTCAACAACTAGGTTAACTGATGTTGATTGTCAGTATGTGTTTTTACTAGAGAATCCCAATGCGATGGGAAGTCGAGAGCGCCGCCCCCATGACTCTAATCGGGTTTTTCAAGCAGGGGATTTTGAAAAGCTTTATCAGCAGGTTATGAATACGGTGCAGATTCTTCTGCGTAATGGGGTTAATCCAGAAGCATTTCGTCAAGCCTTTCAAGAGTTAATAGGTAAAAATCCTGAAATTACTGGTGATTCGATTCAAGGAATTGAGAGAAAGGGAAATGATATTTTACTTACGTTGGAAGTTCCAGAATCAACTGATAAGGGGAAAGTTGAAAGAGAATTTTTGGCAGTTTATGAAGCTAGGCTGCAAGCAGCGAAACAAACGGCTCTGCTAGAAGCGGAAAGAAGTCATCTCAAGGATGTTAAGGAAATTGTTAGAGCTGCTTTTACTACTAATCAGTTATCTAATCCTACAATAAATCTTACAAATACAGTTCAAGCGGATAATGATATGTCAGATAATTCACAGAGTTTTGATATAGACCAAGGCCAAGCTAATAATCCTAACAATAACTCTAATCTTGTCAATAACTCTACTATAGGTGGTGGTATTGCTGGGAGAGATAATAAAGGGGATGTTATACACCACCATGCTCCTGACAAAAACCTAGCCGAAGCAGCAGCTGAAATTCAGCAACTTCTAAACCAACTATCCCAGACTAATTCCGCTAGTACTGAGATTGAGAAGTTAACAGTTGTAGCGAGGGCTGCTGAGGAAATCAAGAATAACCCAACCCTAAAAGCTAAGGTAGTCAATGCTATCAAAGCTGGAGGAGTGGAAGCTTTTAAGGAAGCGATAGACCATCCTTTAGTTAACATTTTGATGGCTACCATTGAAGGATGGACGGAAGTTTAGGGGTAAGTAATCAGCTATCAGTGGCGTAGGGTGTGTTAGGGACGGGCTCCCCTTGATTTTCTCCCTGTTGATATCGGTTGAGATAGCCCGGCCCATAACGCACCACCGGGTCAAACTAGAGATCCTTCCCCCTTGCCTCAGCGCAGCCCTATAAATAATTGATCTGTAGATAACTTAAGATTAGAAAAAACATAAGATTTGAG includes:
- the iscB gene encoding RNA-guided endonuclease IscB; the protein is MQNYVFVIDTNKQPLNPIPPKKARRLLDKGKAAVFRMYPFTIILKTAINNPVVTNCQLKIDPGSKVTGFALVQNNQVIWGMELEHRGGLIKKKLQSRSAVRRGRRNRHTRYRKPRFLNRKRPEGWLPPSLEHRILTIETWIKRLIKFCPVNEIWVERVKFDTQKMQVPEINGVEYQQGELAGYEVREYLLEKWGRECTYCGKQSVPLQIEHIHPKSKGGSDRVSNLCLACEKCNQRKGNKPIEEFLKKKPSLLQKIKTKAKQPLKDAAAVNATRNKLVKVLWNIKPLITATGAQTKYNRIKLGFPKEHWVDAACVGDIEILELRTNQPLLVTCKGQGGRQKAALNKYGYPIRHNPLKPIKGWCSGDIAKNILTGEFGRVNPRSKSNSFNYTVRGNKAISLHVKNLTRVHKKDGYTYGFCR
- a CDS encoding pentapeptide repeat-containing protein, which codes for MKAKDVLEKYAAGERDFRRENLRGQSFQGQDLSGADFSEADIRGTNFKNAILRDTRFCKAKAGLQKRWVIVLLLLSWITSGVSGFTSLSGRFLVAHIFTFQGVVEQVFAWIALVVIVVLFTVTLRQSIEKAGTLAIGIAGVGALVLAVAGTVSGAGTGARTGDLAGVAGFVGIVGAGAGAGAAAVVVGFTQALGVACAGAVGGVFAFAFAGAVAFTVAGTVAFAFSGAFAGELAGVITIVLALLGTYLGWRVLTGDLKDAWIRSIAIAFAATGGTSFYKADLTNADFTRATLKSTDLREANLTHTCWQNTIKLDRTRPGKTILADRAVRDLLVSGNGYNKSYVKGNLRGANLRGANLNKANLKLADISEATLEDANLEWANLTEAQAVGTDFTNAYFTGACLEAWNIDSTTRLTDVDCQYVFLLENPNAMGSRERRPHDSNRVFQAGDFEKLYQQVMNTVQILLRNGVNPEAFRQAFQELIGKNPEITGDSIQGIERKGNDILLTLEVPESTDKGKVEREFLAVYEARLQAAKQTALLEAERSHLKDVKEIVRAAFTTNQLSNPTINLTNTVQADNDMSDNSQSFDIDQGQANNPNNNSNLVNNSTIGGGIAGRDNKGDVIHHHAPDKNLAEAAAEIQQLLNQLSQTNSASTEIEKLTVVARAAEEIKNNPTLKAKVVNAIKAGGVEAFKEAIDHPLVNILMATIEGWTEV